The Niallia alba genome includes a window with the following:
- a CDS encoding L-cystine transporter produces the protein MNFFAILNILILLILLSVLFYMQKKHISFSKRVFTGLGLGVLFGAILQLFYEPSSEVITVTNDWFGLVGSGYVKLLQMIVMPLVFISIVAAFTKLEKSANLGKISGLVIGTLLITTAISAGIGIAATAGFDLKAIDVNAGDAEILRGQQLEETLGEVQSTTVPQKILSFLPANPFQDLTGARPTSTIAVVIFAAFVGVAFLGIRRKNPEQAAFFQKIVEALHTVVMRIVTLVLRLTPYGILALMAKTVAGSNFDAIVKLGKFVIASYVALIAMFIVHLIILAVMGLSPKQYLKKVWPVLTFAFTSRTSAGTMPLNIEAQKNKLGVPESIANFSASFGVSIGQNGCAGIYPAMLAVMIAPTQGINPLSPSFIATLIIVVMISSFGVAGVGGGATFATLIVLSTLNLPVALAGVLISVEPLIDMGRTALNVSGSMVSGVVTSKTLGELDTKQYHSNEVDTAENIA, from the coding sequence TTGAACTTTTTCGCTATATTAAACATTCTTATCTTACTTATTTTGCTTAGTGTTCTTTTCTACATGCAAAAGAAACATATTTCCTTTTCTAAACGCGTCTTTACAGGGTTAGGACTTGGTGTTTTATTCGGGGCAATCTTACAGTTATTTTATGAACCAAGTTCTGAAGTAATCACTGTTACAAATGATTGGTTTGGATTAGTCGGAAGCGGATACGTAAAACTATTGCAAATGATCGTTATGCCACTAGTTTTTATCTCCATTGTCGCTGCATTCACAAAGCTTGAAAAATCAGCAAACCTTGGTAAAATCAGTGGTCTTGTAATCGGAACATTATTAATCACTACAGCTATTTCTGCTGGAATTGGGATTGCAGCAACAGCTGGCTTTGACTTAAAGGCTATTGATGTAAATGCTGGCGATGCCGAAATTCTTCGCGGACAACAATTAGAAGAAACTTTAGGAGAAGTACAAAGCACAACTGTACCACAAAAAATCCTGAGCTTTTTACCTGCGAACCCATTTCAAGATTTAACAGGGGCAAGACCAACTTCTACTATCGCAGTAGTTATTTTCGCAGCATTTGTTGGGGTTGCATTCTTAGGAATTAGAAGAAAAAATCCTGAGCAAGCTGCATTTTTCCAAAAGATTGTTGAAGCTTTACATACAGTTGTTATGCGAATAGTTACATTAGTGCTACGACTAACTCCATATGGAATACTTGCACTAATGGCGAAGACTGTTGCGGGAAGCAACTTTGATGCGATTGTGAAGCTAGGTAAATTTGTTATTGCTTCCTATGTAGCATTAATTGCCATGTTTATTGTTCATTTAATAATCCTTGCTGTTATGGGACTTAGTCCAAAACAATATCTTAAAAAAGTTTGGCCAGTTCTGACATTTGCATTCACATCACGTACAAGTGCAGGAACAATGCCATTAAACATTGAGGCACAGAAGAATAAATTAGGTGTACCTGAATCGATTGCTAACTTTTCTGCATCCTTTGGGGTATCCATAGGGCAAAACGGCTGCGCTGGAATCTATCCTGCAATGCTTGCAGTCATGATTGCACCAACCCAAGGCATTAACCCTCTATCCCCTTCTTTTATTGCAACATTGATTATTGTTGTCATGATTAGTTCTTTCGGGGTAGCTGGAGTTGGTGGTGGAGCAACTTTTGCAACATTAATTGTTCTGTCTACTTTAAACTTACCAGTTGCTTTAGCTGGGGTATTAATCTCCGTTGAACCATTAATTGATATGGGTCGTACTGCTCTAAACGTAAGTGGATCTATGGTTTCTGGTGTCGTAACAAGTAAAACACTTGGTGAATTAGATACGAAACAGTATCATTCAAATGAAGTGGATACTGCTGAGAATATTGCGTAA